The following proteins come from a genomic window of Lolium rigidum isolate FL_2022 chromosome 5, APGP_CSIRO_Lrig_0.1, whole genome shotgun sequence:
- the LOC124657396 gene encoding thaumatin-like protein 1, with product MAACSLLTVSLLLSSLFLPALSTTFTLTNSCAYTVWPGLLSSAGTPTLDTTGFALAPGESRAVEAPSAWSGRLWARTGCGYDSNGRFSCGTCDCGSGAMECAGGGAAPPCSLAEFTLAGSGGNDFYDVSLVDGYNIAMAVLPQLADGAAAADGAGCAATGCSADLNGPCPADLRVSGPDGAGIACKSACEAFGKPEDCCSGDFGTPAACRPSASSMFFKNACPRAYSYAYDDATSTFTCASGTAGYLLVFCPTTTAIASLKSTVGVTNSSPALPVVNNTVSNLGRSRDSGSGWPYAPSSSHASTSSASSPITLAVVTAFTWHFITRRHWLPPS from the exons ATGGCGGCTTGTTCGCTGCTCACCGTCTCCCTCCTTCTAAGCTCGCTCTTCTTACCTGCATTGTCCACCACGTTCACGCTGACCAACTCCTGCGCTTACACGGTGTGGCCGGGGCTCCTGTCCAGCGCGGGCACACCAACACTGGACACCACGGGCTTCGCGCTGGCGCCGGGGGAGTCCCGCGCCGTGGAGGCGCCCTCCGCGTGGTCGGGCCGCCTGTGGGCGCGCACCGGCTGCGGGTACGACTCCAACGGCCGCTTCTCCTGCGGCACCTGCGACTGCGGCTCGGGCGCCATGGagtgcgccggcggcggcgcggccccgccctGCTCGCTCGCGGAGTTCACCCTCGCCGGCTCCGGCGGCAACGACTTCTACGACGTGAGCCTCGTGGACGGCTACAACATCGCAATGGCCGTGCTCCCGCAGCTTGCGGACGGCGCCGCCGCAGCGGACGGGGCGGGGTGCGCGGCCACGGGGTGCAGCGCGGACCTGAACGGTCCGTGCCCGGCGGACCTGAGGGTTTCCGGCCCCGACGGCGCCGGCATCGCCTGCAAGAGCGCGTGCGAGGCGTTCGGCAAGCCCGAGGACTGCTGCAGCGGGGACTTCGGGACCCCCGCGGCgtgccggccgtcggcgtcttcCATGTTCTTCAAGAACGCGTGCCCGCGCGCATACAGCTACGCTTATGATGATGCGACGTCCACCTTCACCTGCGCCTCCGGCACCGCCGGCTACCTCCTCGTCTTCtgccccaccaccaccgccatcgcCAG CCTCAAGTCGACCGTCGGCGTCACGAACTCGTCGCCGGCGCTGCCCGTCGTCAACAACACGGTGTCCAACCTCGGCCGCAGCCGCGACAGCGGCAGCGGGTGGCCGTATGCGCCGAGCTCCAGCCACGCCTCGACGTCCTCGGCGTCGAGCCCAATCACTCTCGCCGTGGTCACCGCCTTCACGTGGCACTTCATCACCCGTCGCCACTGGCTGCCGCCGTCGTAG